One Pseudodesulfovibrio cashew DNA window includes the following coding sequences:
- the murA gene encoding UDP-N-acetylglucosamine 1-carboxyvinyltransferase: MDKLIIEGGVPLQGSIQVSGAKNAALPILMACLLAEGEVRLTNVPRLADIRTSLKLLNILGCETTFENNAATSNCVDLKPEAPYELVKTMRASVLCLGPLLARLREAQVALPGGCAIGARPVDMHLRGMERMGATFEITAGYIKGSCPDGLKGAHISLDFPTVGGTENLIMAATLAEGVTTIENAAREPEVVDLANFLNAMGAKITGHGTSILTIEGVSSLKGCDYRVMPDRIEAGTYMVAAAITGGELEILDCPFADLDAVSYKLREMGVWLQEEDDYVLVRRANGLLQNVDVTTLPHPGFPTDMQAQLMALMCFGQGAGTIEEKIFENRFMHVLELVRLGADVRLKGRTAMVHGVGKLTGAPVMASDLRASASLVLAGLAAEGTTTIERIYHLDRGYENIEEKLSGVGARIKRVSG; encoded by the coding sequence ATGGATAAACTTATCATTGAAGGCGGCGTTCCCCTCCAGGGTTCGATCCAGGTTAGCGGGGCGAAAAATGCGGCCCTGCCCATTCTGATGGCCTGTCTGCTGGCCGAGGGCGAGGTCCGTCTGACCAATGTCCCGCGTCTGGCCGACATCCGCACTTCGTTGAAGCTCTTGAATATTCTCGGTTGCGAGACAACCTTTGAAAACAATGCGGCCACGTCGAACTGCGTGGACCTCAAGCCCGAGGCCCCCTACGAGTTGGTCAAGACCATGCGCGCCTCGGTCCTCTGCCTCGGCCCGCTCCTGGCCCGGCTGCGCGAGGCGCAGGTGGCCCTGCCCGGCGGCTGCGCCATCGGAGCCCGCCCCGTTGACATGCACCTGCGCGGCATGGAACGCATGGGCGCCACCTTCGAGATCACCGCAGGCTACATCAAGGGTAGCTGTCCGGACGGCCTCAAGGGCGCGCACATTTCCCTTGATTTTCCCACCGTGGGCGGCACCGAGAACCTGATCATGGCCGCCACCCTGGCTGAGGGCGTGACCACCATCGAGAACGCGGCCCGCGAGCCCGAGGTGGTGGACCTGGCCAACTTCCTCAACGCCATGGGCGCGAAGATCACCGGCCACGGCACCAGCATCCTGACCATCGAGGGCGTCTCCTCCCTGAAAGGGTGCGACTACCGGGTCATGCCTGACCGCATCGAGGCCGGGACTTACATGGTGGCCGCGGCCATCACCGGCGGCGAACTGGAAATCCTGGATTGCCCCTTCGCCGATCTCGACGCCGTGAGCTACAAGCTCCGCGAAATGGGCGTTTGGCTCCAGGAGGAGGACGACTATGTTCTGGTTCGGCGGGCCAACGGCCTGTTGCAGAACGTGGATGTGACCACCTTGCCGCATCCCGGCTTCCCTACGGACATGCAGGCCCAGCTCATGGCCCTGATGTGCTTCGGGCAGGGCGCGGGTACCATCGAGGAGAAGATCTTCGAGAACCGCTTCATGCATGTGCTGGAGCTGGTTCGTCTTGGTGCCGACGTCCGGCTCAAGGGGCGAACAGCCATGGTCCACGGCGTGGGCAAGCTGACCGGAGCCCCGGTCATGGCTTCGGACCTTCGCGCTTCGGCCTCCCTGGTGCTGGCCGGACTGGCCGCCGAGGGCACGACCACCATCGAGCGCATCTATCACCTGGATCGCGGCTACGAAAATATCGAGGAAAAGCTCTCGGGTGTGGGCGCGCGCATCAAGCGCGTCAGCGGCTAG
- a CDS encoding lipid-binding SYLF domain-containing protein, which translates to MHMQQRLSFLAAAFVAVLLCGCAGRSTAPREMSAAQSIVDQATAVVRKQLEGPNREAVEEMIRDAQGMLIIPAMGNVSFFFSVGGGNAIAMARTPDGWSGPAFLSKGTGGVGLQAGVTRTSGIIFYMSGDDLRYVLDTGVVFQGNANVTVVDSDVEFNRTAEFQETGDVVFVGDTTGLYAGVALNGGGLSDRTGLNAVYHGVEDGSPENVLYHVPTVPEGVRPLRDMLDKAEKDAGHLE; encoded by the coding sequence ATGCATATGCAGCAACGTCTTTCATTCCTGGCGGCGGCCTTTGTGGCCGTCCTGCTCTGCGGTTGCGCGGGCAGGTCGACCGCGCCCCGGGAGATGTCGGCGGCCCAATCCATTGTGGACCAGGCCACGGCCGTGGTCCGCAAGCAGTTGGAGGGCCCGAACCGGGAGGCTGTCGAGGAAATGATTCGAGACGCCCAGGGGATGCTCATCATCCCGGCCATGGGCAACGTCAGCTTCTTCTTTTCCGTGGGCGGCGGCAACGCCATCGCCATGGCCCGCACTCCCGACGGCTGGAGCGGCCCCGCCTTCCTGAGCAAGGGCACCGGGGGCGTGGGCCTTCAGGCCGGGGTGACCCGCACCTCGGGCATCATCTTCTACATGAGCGGGGACGACCTGCGCTACGTGCTGGACACGGGCGTTGTCTTCCAGGGCAATGCCAACGTCACGGTGGTGGATTCGGACGTGGAGTTCAATCGTACTGCCGAGTTCCAGGAAACGGGCGACGTGGTCTTTGTGGGCGATACCACCGGGCTGTATGCAGGGGTGGCCCTCAACGGCGGTGGCCTGTCCGACCGGACCGGGCTTAACGCGGTCTACCATGGCGTGGAGGACGGGAGCCCTGAAAACGTCCTCTATCATGTCCCCACCGTGCCCGAGGGCGTGCGCCCGCTACGGGACATGCTGGACAAGGCCGAAAAGGATGCGGGACACCTTGAATAG
- the selB gene encoding selenocysteine-specific translation elongation factor: protein MPVIMGTAGHIDHGKTTLVKALTGIDCDRLSEEKKRGITIELGFAFLDLGEGDRVGIVDVPGHEKFVKNMVAGATGVDFVVLVIAADEGIMPQTREHLEICQLLGVETGLVALTKTDMVDEEWLEMVEEEVAAYLEPTFLGGAPIVPVSAHTGAGLDTLKTEISKLISAFKPKRRSDLFRLPVDRVFSMKGHGTVVTGTMISGSISVGDEVTLYPGGTGTKVRGLQSHGETVETAQAGRRTAVNLHGLEVDDVRRGDVLARPGTLFPSDLWDIELTVLESSHIPLKHRREIHFHHGSREVLARIHLLDRDELKPGETAVCQARFTEPLAGVYGDRIVLRSFSPLRAFAGGRVLGPSGHRVKRFSDKVAEIGKLSSDDPGEVAAAQLELAGPAGLTFGELLTMTNLESKALEKTLGVLGGQQRAVLFDKEARRYAGGELVGSLTESLLGFLEAFHKADSMKPGVQRGELASSWGRELPSKLLHFIVERLLKQGDVVAEQEVLRLKDHKVSLASDQAKVREALLTAYAQGGATPPNLKDVLEPLGLDFKQAAPVLKLLQEQGELVRVKDDLYYHCPALNEIKSKVLGFFAENQEMSAPDFKGLTGLSRKYLIPVLEYFDKEKITVRVGDVRHLRKRS, encoded by the coding sequence ATGCCAGTCATCATGGGAACCGCCGGGCACATCGACCACGGCAAGACCACCCTCGTCAAAGCGCTCACCGGCATCGATTGCGACCGGCTCTCGGAGGAGAAGAAGCGCGGCATCACCATCGAGCTCGGCTTCGCCTTCCTCGACCTGGGGGAGGGCGACCGGGTGGGCATCGTGGACGTGCCGGGCCATGAGAAGTTCGTCAAGAATATGGTCGCCGGAGCCACGGGCGTGGACTTCGTGGTCCTGGTCATCGCCGCGGACGAGGGCATCATGCCGCAGACGCGGGAGCATCTTGAGATCTGCCAGCTCCTGGGCGTCGAGACCGGACTTGTGGCTCTGACCAAGACCGACATGGTCGACGAGGAGTGGCTGGAGATGGTCGAGGAGGAGGTGGCAGCCTACCTTGAACCGACCTTTCTGGGCGGCGCGCCCATCGTGCCGGTGTCGGCACACACCGGGGCGGGGCTGGATACCCTCAAGACCGAGATTTCCAAGCTGATCAGCGCGTTCAAACCCAAGCGGCGTTCAGACCTGTTCCGGCTGCCCGTGGACCGCGTCTTCTCCATGAAGGGACACGGCACGGTGGTCACCGGAACGATGATCTCCGGGTCCATCTCCGTGGGCGACGAGGTGACTCTCTATCCGGGCGGCACCGGGACCAAGGTGCGTGGCCTGCAATCCCACGGAGAGACCGTCGAGACGGCACAGGCCGGACGGCGCACTGCCGTGAATCTGCACGGCCTGGAAGTGGACGATGTCAGGCGCGGCGACGTCCTGGCGAGACCCGGGACCCTGTTCCCGTCCGACCTCTGGGACATCGAGCTTACCGTGCTGGAGTCCTCGCATATTCCGCTCAAACACAGGCGGGAAATTCATTTTCATCACGGCTCACGAGAGGTTCTGGCCCGCATCCATCTACTCGACCGCGACGAGCTCAAGCCCGGTGAGACCGCCGTGTGCCAGGCGCGGTTCACCGAACCCCTGGCGGGAGTCTACGGCGACCGCATCGTGTTGCGTTCCTTTTCTCCGCTGCGCGCCTTTGCGGGCGGGCGGGTTCTGGGCCCCTCGGGTCATCGGGTAAAACGCTTTTCGGATAAAGTGGCTGAAATCGGCAAGCTTTCATCGGATGATCCGGGTGAGGTGGCCGCTGCCCAGCTGGAGTTGGCCGGGCCTGCCGGGTTGACCTTCGGAGAGCTGCTGACCATGACCAACCTGGAGTCCAAGGCGCTGGAGAAGACCCTGGGCGTGCTTGGCGGCCAACAGCGGGCCGTGCTCTTCGACAAGGAGGCCCGGCGCTACGCGGGTGGCGAATTGGTCGGCTCCCTCACGGAAAGCCTGCTCGGGTTCCTCGAGGCTTTTCACAAGGCGGATTCCATGAAGCCCGGCGTGCAGCGGGGCGAGCTGGCCTCCTCCTGGGGGCGCGAACTGCCGTCCAAGCTGTTGCATTTCATTGTGGAGCGGTTGCTCAAACAGGGAGATGTGGTGGCCGAGCAGGAGGTGCTTCGGCTCAAGGACCACAAGGTTTCCCTTGCCTCGGACCAGGCCAAGGTGCGTGAGGCCTTGCTCACGGCTTATGCGCAGGGCGGGGCCACGCCCCCCAACCTCAAGGACGTGTTGGAGCCGCTGGGCCTTGATTTCAAGCAGGCCGCGCCGGTGCTCAAGCTGTTGCAGGAGCAGGGCGAGCTGGTCCGGGTCAAGGACGATCTCTACTATCATTGCCCGGCCCTGAACGAGATCAAGTCAAAGGTGCTCGGTTTCTTTGCTGAAAATCAGGAAATGTCCGCCCCTGACTTCAAGGGGCTGACCGGGCTTTCGCGCAAGTACCTGATCCCGGTGTTGGAGTATTTCGACAAGGAAAAGATCACGGTACGGGTGGGCGACGTCCGGCACCTGCGCAAACGTTCTTGA
- a CDS encoding methyl-accepting chemotaxis protein produces MSIKYKILLPIIPLVLIVGIGGYSLLTGQFDTLRESFAEMLVKGVAKTVEQNTEEASVRALEEAALFSRMPSVVAAYRSAHQGRMDDESDPMAQQAREDLRQSLKAVLDGYADVLGEKLRLHFHLPNGRSLARMWRDKQAKRDGKWVDISDDISGFRKTVLDVNRDGKARQGIEPGRGGFAIRGLAPVLDEGGNRLGSVEVLKSYGDVFKPLEKEEGQFFSLYMDAALLPTTTKLQDPAKFPVLGGAFVRVAGKKNEALDGKVSVSRLKRGMAEKFFALSGDYALAYLPVKDYQGHPIGVIALAQDISKQNTILDGAAMLVVGIFAAAVIIPILSILGVLPFAVFRPLARISRFAEQVADGNLTNDSDSVPNDEIGRIHRSVARIPARLTAVISDCESISDQVRKGLLTARGDESEYEGAYAELVRSMNTLADTFVETFDSFPFPVFTIDRDFTLLYANKVTSEIARTSQSLVGRKCSEVFRAEICGTGECVCTRAMASLSQESRETKANPDCGKMEIRGYSMPLGVEDGVASGALEVVVDETDIRSTQRKILDVAERARDLSQRMASASEQLSARVNESRSGAEEQARRATETATAMEEMNSTVGEVARNAAQAAGNAELTEQKARQGQGIVTDVVSSINDVRVLASGLKDNMNDLGKRAEDIGRVMTVITDIADQTNLLALNAAIEAARAGEAGRGFAVVADEVRKLAEKTMTATTEVGESIGAIQKGTRRNIGETDKVAEVVEACSSQAGTAGEALEEIVKLSDNSSEQIQGIALASEEQSATSEEIASAAEDMLGISHATNEAMGESAQACAELNSIARELNELIGGLNAQA; encoded by the coding sequence ATGAGTATCAAGTATAAGATTTTACTGCCGATTATTCCATTAGTACTGATTGTCGGGATTGGTGGGTACAGTCTGCTGACCGGGCAGTTCGACACCCTTCGGGAGTCTTTTGCGGAGATGTTGGTCAAGGGTGTGGCCAAAACCGTGGAGCAGAATACCGAGGAGGCCTCGGTCAGAGCCCTGGAGGAAGCCGCGCTGTTCAGCCGGATGCCTTCGGTTGTGGCGGCGTATCGGTCGGCCCATCAGGGCCGGATGGACGACGAAAGCGATCCCATGGCGCAACAGGCGCGAGAGGATCTCCGGCAGTCCCTGAAGGCCGTGCTGGACGGATATGCCGACGTGTTGGGGGAGAAGCTCAGGTTGCATTTTCACCTGCCCAACGGCAGGAGCCTGGCCCGGATGTGGCGGGACAAGCAGGCCAAGCGGGATGGGAAATGGGTTGATATTTCCGACGATATTTCCGGCTTCCGCAAGACGGTCCTTGACGTCAACCGGGACGGCAAGGCGAGGCAGGGCATCGAACCCGGCAGGGGCGGATTCGCCATTCGCGGCCTGGCCCCGGTTCTGGACGAGGGCGGCAACCGGCTGGGCTCCGTCGAGGTCCTGAAGAGTTACGGCGACGTCTTCAAGCCCTTGGAGAAAGAAGAGGGGCAGTTCTTTTCGCTCTACATGGATGCGGCCCTGCTGCCGACCACGACCAAATTGCAGGACCCGGCCAAGTTCCCGGTACTCGGGGGTGCCTTCGTCCGGGTGGCGGGCAAAAAGAACGAGGCCCTTGACGGCAAGGTGTCCGTGAGTCGGCTCAAGCGGGGGATGGCGGAAAAGTTCTTCGCGCTTTCAGGGGATTACGCCCTGGCTTATCTCCCGGTGAAGGATTACCAGGGTCATCCCATCGGGGTCATTGCGTTGGCTCAGGATATTTCCAAGCAGAACACCATCCTGGACGGAGCGGCCATGCTGGTGGTGGGGATTTTCGCCGCTGCCGTCATCATCCCCATCCTCTCCATCCTCGGCGTCCTGCCGTTTGCCGTGTTCCGTCCGCTGGCACGCATCAGCCGTTTTGCCGAGCAAGTGGCCGATGGCAACCTGACCAACGATTCGGACTCGGTGCCCAATGACGAGATCGGCAGGATTCATCGGTCCGTGGCCAGAATACCGGCCCGGCTCACGGCGGTTATTTCCGATTGCGAATCCATTTCGGATCAGGTTCGGAAAGGATTGTTGACGGCGCGTGGCGACGAGTCCGAGTATGAAGGCGCCTATGCCGAACTGGTGCGCAGCATGAACACCCTTGCCGATACCTTTGTCGAGACATTCGACTCGTTCCCCTTCCCGGTTTTTACCATCGACCGTGATTTCACCCTCCTTTATGCGAACAAGGTCACGAGCGAGATCGCCCGTACAAGCCAGTCGCTGGTGGGCCGCAAGTGCAGTGAGGTCTTCCGGGCCGAGATCTGCGGAACCGGTGAGTGCGTCTGCACCCGGGCCATGGCTTCCCTGTCGCAGGAAAGTCGCGAGACAAAGGCGAATCCGGACTGCGGGAAAATGGAGATCAGAGGATACTCGATGCCCCTTGGCGTGGAGGACGGCGTGGCTTCGGGTGCGCTGGAAGTCGTCGTGGATGAGACAGACATTCGCAGCACGCAGCGGAAGATTCTGGACGTTGCCGAAAGGGCGAGAGACCTCTCCCAGCGCATGGCGTCGGCTTCCGAACAGCTCTCGGCACGAGTTAATGAGTCCAGGAGTGGGGCCGAGGAACAGGCCAGGCGCGCCACCGAGACGGCCACGGCCATGGAGGAGATGAACTCCACTGTGGGCGAAGTGGCCCGGAACGCGGCCCAGGCCGCAGGCAACGCCGAACTGACCGAGCAGAAGGCCCGCCAGGGCCAAGGCATCGTCACCGATGTCGTTTCCTCCATCAACGATGTCAGGGTGCTGGCCTCCGGTCTCAAGGACAACATGAATGATCTCGGCAAACGGGCCGAGGACATCGGCCGGGTCATGACCGTGATCACGGACATCGCCGATCAGACCAACCTCCTGGCGCTCAATGCGGCGATCGAAGCTGCCAGGGCCGGCGAGGCCGGAAGAGGGTTCGCAGTTGTGGCCGACGAGGTCCGCAAGCTGGCGGAGAAGACCATGACTGCCACCACCGAGGTCGGTGAGAGTATCGGAGCCATCCAGAAGGGAACCCGGCGGAACATCGGCGAGACAGACAAGGTCGCCGAGGTGGTGGAGGCCTGCTCCTCCCAGGCCGGGACCGCAGGCGAAGCCCTGGAGGAGATCGTCAAGCTTTCTGACAATTCCTCGGAACAGATTCAGGGGATCGCCCTGGCCTCGGAGGAACAGTCGGCCACTTCCGAAGAGATCGCCAGCGCCGCCGAGGACATGCTTGGCATATCGCACGCAACCAACGAGGCCATGGGGGAATCGGCCCAGGCATGTGCCGAACTCAATTCCATCGCCCGGGAGTTGAATGAACTCATCGGGGGATTGAACGCACAGGCGTAA
- a CDS encoding ATP-binding protein, which translates to MPEFEQIQTQLKSIARVISCELERVEDTLYYLESLSAKLLRETPHDEAAIAAWLENDGFAVGEDGFYLSVPQLEEHRRGGLDSEVLSYSWPPDRVDDPEARFRMYCHRDIGPMLVLMQKRLHSAVWVYYQDVTNTALQSPYIDQITAITPDFQWSTYHTYASVRPEVNPEREVRWSAPHIDYAGQGLIVAASIPVYLDDRFVGLWSIDLKVDELIRHDILVSRRKTQLTCIVAGDGELISSCQGIPIKALAKGELSLIPFWDVHASFSDLDLEELFATGSGHTHVETNEGGFQIHWENIPLMQWMCLTVLSVSELVVTAKDHFKKAFSSLGKWDVEIVDTAGTFPDEMIELAKAFNEMVFKLDKAHRQLLENNAELTEEKARAEAASNAKSVFLANMSHELRTPLNGILGMHQLLKTTPLDVEQSNYVDMAIASARRLTSLLGDILDLAKIESGKTSLVNKPFSLSEVFDSVEQLFGLACSQKGIVLERRVDEGVPGMMSGDPLRLSQILNNLVGNAVKFTESGKILVEASLLPRHSFEGYRVLFTVSDTGIGIRDEEVDGIFESFSQADDGFQRAYQGAGLGLAIVRQLVSLMGGNVSVVSEPGEGTLFHLSLPFEQAVEGSPEEPAGQTLICQPPCNRAILLVEDDMVNRMAVKSLLEKAGYHATAVENGEAALHELAGNSYDLVLMDIQLPVMDGVEATRIIRSGGAGVLNTDIPIVALTAYAMRSSRDEFLEAGMNEYLAKPVGPDQLYGVIDRYLKS; encoded by the coding sequence ATGCCCGAATTCGAACAGATCCAGACCCAGCTCAAGTCCATAGCCCGCGTGATATCGTGCGAGTTGGAGCGTGTTGAGGACACCTTGTATTATCTGGAATCGCTTTCGGCCAAGCTGTTACGCGAGACCCCACACGACGAAGCGGCCATCGCCGCCTGGCTGGAGAACGATGGATTTGCCGTGGGTGAAGACGGGTTCTACCTGAGTGTGCCTCAACTGGAGGAGCACCGACGGGGCGGGTTGGACTCGGAAGTGCTGAGTTATTCATGGCCTCCGGACAGGGTTGACGATCCCGAGGCGAGGTTCCGTATGTATTGCCATCGGGACATCGGGCCCATGCTCGTCCTGATGCAGAAGCGGTTGCACAGCGCAGTCTGGGTATACTATCAGGACGTCACCAATACGGCGCTCCAATCCCCCTATATAGACCAGATAACGGCGATCACTCCGGACTTCCAATGGTCAACATATCATACCTACGCCTCGGTCCGGCCGGAGGTGAATCCGGAGCGTGAGGTGCGCTGGTCCGCGCCGCACATAGATTATGCCGGACAGGGGCTGATCGTGGCGGCTTCGATCCCCGTGTATTTAGACGACAGGTTCGTGGGGCTCTGGAGCATTGACCTCAAGGTCGACGAATTGATCCGTCATGACATCCTGGTCTCGAGACGCAAGACGCAGTTGACCTGCATTGTGGCCGGGGATGGGGAGCTGATCTCCAGTTGCCAGGGCATTCCCATCAAGGCTTTGGCCAAAGGGGAGCTTTCCCTGATTCCCTTCTGGGATGTGCATGCCTCTTTCAGCGATCTGGACCTTGAGGAGCTGTTCGCCACAGGAAGTGGGCACACGCACGTGGAGACGAATGAAGGGGGATTTCAGATTCACTGGGAAAATATTCCACTCATGCAGTGGATGTGCCTGACCGTGCTCTCCGTGAGCGAACTCGTGGTCACGGCCAAGGACCATTTCAAGAAGGCCTTCAGCAGCCTCGGCAAGTGGGATGTGGAGATCGTGGATACGGCGGGCACGTTCCCGGATGAAATGATCGAACTGGCCAAGGCCTTCAATGAGATGGTCTTCAAACTGGACAAGGCGCATCGGCAACTGCTGGAAAATAACGCCGAGCTCACCGAGGAGAAGGCCAGGGCCGAGGCCGCCAGCAACGCCAAGTCGGTCTTCCTGGCGAACATGAGCCATGAACTCAGGACGCCCCTCAACGGGATCCTCGGCATGCACCAGTTGCTCAAGACCACGCCCCTGGACGTCGAGCAGAGCAATTACGTGGACATGGCCATCGCTTCGGCCCGACGGCTGACAAGTCTCCTGGGGGATATTCTGGACCTGGCCAAGATCGAGTCCGGCAAGACAAGCCTGGTCAACAAGCCGTTCAGCCTGTCCGAAGTGTTCGATTCCGTGGAGCAACTGTTCGGACTGGCCTGCAGCCAAAAGGGGATTGTGTTGGAGAGGCGTGTGGACGAAGGCGTCCCAGGCATGATGTCGGGCGACCCTCTTCGGTTGAGCCAGATACTGAACAACCTGGTGGGCAACGCCGTCAAGTTCACGGAGAGCGGAAAGATTCTTGTCGAGGCGAGCCTGCTGCCCCGCCACTCCTTTGAGGGATATCGCGTTCTCTTTACTGTCTCCGACACGGGCATAGGGATCAGGGATGAAGAGGTGGACGGCATCTTCGAATCGTTTTCCCAGGCCGATGACGGATTTCAGCGCGCCTACCAGGGGGCTGGCCTCGGGCTCGCCATTGTCCGGCAGCTCGTCTCCCTGATGGGTGGGAATGTGTCAGTGGTCAGTGAGCCGGGCGAAGGCACCCTGTTCCATTTAAGCCTGCCCTTCGAGCAGGCCGTGGAAGGAAGTCCGGAGGAGCCGGCCGGGCAGACCTTGATTTGTCAGCCTCCCTGTAATCGGGCGATCCTCCTGGTGGAGGACGACATGGTCAACAGGATGGCCGTCAAGTCACTCCTAGAAAAGGCCGGGTATCACGCCACCGCCGTGGAAAACGGGGAGGCCGCCCTTCATGAGCTTGCCGGCAACAGTTACGACCTCGTGCTCATGGACATCCAACTGCCGGTCATGGATGGCGTGGAGGCTACCCGCATAATCCGTTCGGGCGGGGCCGGAGTGCTCAACACGGACATTCCGATCGTGGCCCTGACGGCCTACGCCATGCGCTCCAGCAGGGATGAATTCCTTGAGGCGGGCATGAACGAGTATCTCGCCAAGCCGGTGGGGCCGGACCAGTTGTACGGTGTTATTGACCGATATTTGAAGTCATGA
- a CDS encoding substrate-binding periplasmic protein, which produces MNVFIRYLWIVLIFSFFSPAHAQETLTLCSADSPPWTIQNSSSPTDIEGLAVDIMYELFDRAHTEVQMVALPFKRCLANTQSGELDGCFMTIKNAERETYAEFTDSYLTIPTYAYYSLKKFDQFEWDSWEDLKPYRLGVQRGFKYGRAFTDALKSMPFKIVEVSDVSEGVGMLFLDRIDLMLTNEFRYEYMIRQHPAYEGKLAHALKPIGIGQVYIAISKNSPHVSIVPKLNEIIANMKSDGSLQKIVHPTPRP; this is translated from the coding sequence ATGAATGTATTTATCCGTTATTTATGGATTGTACTTATCTTTTCATTTTTTTCTCCGGCGCATGCCCAAGAAACGCTCACGCTCTGTTCTGCAGACTCCCCACCCTGGACCATTCAAAACAGCAGTTCCCCCACCGACATTGAGGGACTGGCTGTGGACATCATGTATGAATTGTTTGACCGAGCCCATACGGAAGTCCAAATGGTGGCCCTTCCGTTCAAGCGATGTCTCGCCAACACGCAGTCCGGGGAATTGGACGGATGCTTCATGACCATCAAGAATGCGGAGCGGGAAACCTATGCCGAATTCACGGACTCCTACCTGACCATTCCGACATACGCTTACTACTCCTTGAAGAAATTCGACCAATTCGAGTGGGACTCATGGGAGGATCTCAAACCGTATCGGCTCGGGGTACAACGAGGTTTCAAATACGGCCGAGCATTCACCGATGCATTGAAGTCCATGCCGTTTAAAATAGTTGAAGTTTCCGATGTGAGCGAGGGCGTCGGAATGCTTTTTCTGGATAGAATCGATTTAATGCTGACCAACGAGTTTCGATACGAGTATATGATCAGACAACATCCGGCATACGAGGGCAAACTGGCGCATGCACTCAAACCGATTGGGATAGGTCAGGTATATATCGCCATTTCAAAGAACTCCCCGCATGTCTCCATCGTTCCAAAGCTGAATGAAATTATTGCGAACATGAAATCCGACGGCTCCCTTCAAAAGATCGTCCATCCGACTCCAAGGCCATGA
- a CDS encoding substrate-binding periplasmic protein — protein sequence MLQRTTILIALFLSLFMAEASANNPTIIVVGDHSPPFRIFEDGRASGIYFDTIKEISKRMGFTPKFVQVPFKRALDMMRKGTADMMPGPNYTKERACNMVYTAAMLPAEPKAFYYRNPQNRILRFDDLQGKSVASTLGKDYNHILEKSPRTTLELVRNYELAIQKVLFNRNDLVILPEFQGDYLLHTRDLKLFKSPFKLPGKPSHICLSRNSHLQGRQEELRKAMESIIADGTFQKILDRYSPNLTTP from the coding sequence ATGCTTCAGCGGACAACAATCCTTATCGCCCTTTTCCTCAGCCTGTTCATGGCTGAAGCGAGCGCGAACAACCCCACGATCATCGTTGTCGGCGACCACTCCCCTCCCTTCAGGATTTTTGAAGATGGCCGGGCATCGGGAATCTATTTCGACACCATCAAGGAAATCAGCAAACGCATGGGGTTCACTCCAAAGTTCGTCCAGGTTCCGTTCAAGCGGGCTCTGGACATGATGCGCAAAGGAACCGCCGACATGATGCCCGGCCCCAACTACACGAAGGAACGGGCCTGCAACATGGTATATACGGCTGCGATGCTGCCCGCCGAACCCAAGGCGTTCTACTATCGAAATCCCCAAAACAGGATCTTGCGATTCGACGACCTGCAAGGCAAGAGCGTGGCCAGCACACTGGGCAAGGACTACAATCATATCCTTGAGAAATCACCAAGGACGACTCTCGAGCTCGTACGCAACTACGAGCTGGCAATCCAGAAAGTCCTGTTCAACCGGAACGACCTTGTCATCCTCCCGGAATTCCAGGGGGACTACCTCCTGCATACCCGCGATCTCAAGCTCTTCAAGTCGCCGTTCAAACTGCCTGGGAAGCCGAGCCATATCTGCCTTTCGCGCAACTCGCACTTGCAGGGCCGTCAAGAGGAACTACGGAAAGCCATGGAATCCATCATCGCGGATGGTACCTTCCAGAAGATCCTCGACCGGTACTCTCCCAACCTCACAACTCCCTAA